From Nymphalis io chromosome 12, ilAglIoxx1.1, whole genome shotgun sequence, a single genomic window includes:
- the LOC126772313 gene encoding protein SON-like isoform X5, producing MASLINKIEMLIKREKTTPERKKDDTTKSSSEILSELFSAFNADPPKIDETSHKKSKKSKKKHKKDKKKRSRSVSSGSDSDKSEYSHKRKKRKKAKSKKRKEIRSPSIGRSGTPEIKPKTESLKTKIKKESIQFKPETKIKKETKIDRVLENKVSIKTVDSNNKNSSLNIDASMIPMPESPKVIKLESNDLRLQLDKKVDSTTESDKAKGKIQIKNLKFSAVFEETVKKAEEEARKKAEKVEEGEYTDSSSSLEKDEEPNSQFPKSSDPGGILKQQAAEEVKVPDKLSNEDKSSTKQKQPESTNKPSKKERSRSRKRSTSKSRRSRSHSTSRRRRHRSRSKSRRRSRSRHRSRSKRRSKSRSRRRSSSKSRHRSSSKARHRSSSKSKHRSRHYSPRHRSRRSRSPTGVKLADSEKKRLLEVARRNAINMLKNGAVPAGAAVLPPHTRNQVMAAIQSGGKSVDELTDFCKHLSKKEALGELSSVSSNDDNMSENEDTIAFHHPFLVKEKAPIVMNIRGGAPLPAKSSVVPIANKEELRLQFPVSSGTQHREKASEWVPVSPKRDMQVAKLNSKSPTRSTTPPETLSICSAPLALPAPSSTTPSYLKSFTTGSQLSSVPALPAPGPQAYPPGVDSPMIDVESIVSQKLLMIRKEQEQNELDSTQGDMSIPQFGWTKESRPGQFTGSTGAHILTPRELASGTQAWAKKDQLVRAAPVEGGMGMQLLQKMGWTPGQGLGKEGTGTLQPLLLEVKLDTRGLTSKEEVSSRHGKSIKPQRLGRRGSAPLVAGGKHPVSLLGEYCSKQKLGPPEYNLCFECGPDHKKNFLFKVKVAGVEYQPAVASANKKQAKADAAQLALQKLGNCSQFRELAN from the exons atggcttctttaattaataaaatagaaatgttaattaaaaggGAAAAGACGACACCAGAACGAAAGAAAGATGACACCACCAAGTCCTCGAGTGAGATACTTTCCGAACTTTTTAGTGCCTTTAATGCCGACCCACCGAAAATTGACGAAACTTCTCATAAAAAgtctaaaaaaagtaaaaagaaacataaaaaagataaaaagaaaCGTAGTCGTAGTGTAAGCTCTGGAAGTGACTCCGACAAAAGCGAATATTCTCATAAAAGAAAGAAGAGAAAAAAAGCTAAATCAAAAAAACGAAAAGAAATACGATCTCCTTCAATCGGCCGTTCTGGAACACCCGAAATAAAACCTAAAACAGAAtcacttaaaacaaaaataaaaaaagaatctaTCCAATTCAAACCTGAAACTAAAATCAAAAAAGAAACCAAAATTGATAGAGTGCTTGAAAATAAGGTATCTATTAAGACCGTAGATTCGAACAATAAGAATTCCTCTTTGAATATAGATGCAAGTATGATACCAATGCCTGAATCTCCAAAGGTAATAAAACTTGAATCCAATGATCTTCGATTACAGCTAGATAAAAAGGTAGATTCCACTACAGAAAGCGATAAGGCAAAAGGaaagattcaaataaaaaatttaaaatttagtgcAGTGTTTGAAGAAACAGTTAAAAAAGCCGAAGAAGAAGCAAGAAAGAAAGCTGAAAAGGTTGAAGAGGGTGAATATACTGATTCATCAAGTAGCTTAGAAAAAGACGAGGAGCCTAATTCACAATTCCCCAAGTCTTCAGATCCTGGTGGTATCTTAAAACAGCAGGCTGCTGAGGAAGTCAAAGT TCCTGATAAATTGAGCAATGAAGATAAGTCTTCCACAAAACAAAAGCAACCAGAAAGTACAAACAAGCCTTCAAAAAAAGAAAGGAGTAGATCCAGAAAGAG ATCCACAAGCAAGTCAAGGCGATCAAGATCTCACTCTACATCACGGCGGAGACGCCATAGATCAAGGTCAAAGTCCAGGCGCAGAAGTCGCTCCAGGCATAGATCTAGATCTAAACGAAGATCTAAGTCTAGATCACGTCGCAGGTCTTCCTCAAAATCGCGACATCG ATCCTCCTCGAAAGCACGACATAGATCCtcatcaaaatcaaaacatagATCTCGACATTATTCACCCAGGCATAGGAGTCGGAGATCAAG ATCACCAACAGGTGTAAAATTAGCTGATAGTGAAAAGAAACGTCTTCTTGAAGTAGCAAGGCGAAATGCAATTAACATGCTTAAAAATGGAGCTGTACCAGCTGGAGCAGCTGTATTACCTCCACACACGAGAAATCAAGTCATGGCTGCCATACAATCTGGAG GCAAATCTGTGGATGAACTGACAGACTTCTGCAAACATCTATCAAAAAAGGAAGCACTGGGTGAACTATCATCCGTCTCCTCTAATGATGACAACATGAGTGAGAATGAAGATACTATAGCATTTCACCATCCCTTCTTAGTTAAAGAAAAGGCCCCCATTGTTATGAATATAAga GGTGGGGCCCCACTGCCAGCAAAGTCCTCTGTAGTGCCAATAGCCAATAAAGAGGAACTTCGACTACAGTTTCCCGTCTCTTCTGGTACACAGCACAGAGAAAAAGCATCAGAATGGGTTCCTGTTTCACCTAAAAGAGATAtg CAAGTCGCAAAACTGAATTCCAAATCTCCAACAAGATCCACTACGCCTCCAGAGACATTGAG tatatgttCTGCCCCATTGGCGCTTCCTGCGCCGTCGTCAACAACACCTTCATACTTGAAGAGTTTTACAACTGGAAGtc agTTATCATCTGTTCCTGCTTTACCTGCTCCCGGTCCGCAGGCATATCCCCCTGGAGTTGATTCTCCAATGATT gaCGTGGAGTCGATCGTTTCACAGAAGTTACTAATGATTCGTAAAGAACAAGAACAAAATGAATTAGATAGTACACAAGgc GACATGTCGATCCCGCAGTTCGGCTGGACGAAGGAGAGCCGGCCGGGCCAGTTCACGGGCTCCACGGGCGCGCACATCCTCACGCCGCGCGAGCTCGCCAGCGGCACGCAGGCCTGGGCCAAGAAG GATCAACTAGTTCGTGCTGCGCCTGTTGAAGGCGGTATGGGGATGCAACTCCTTCAGAAGATGGGTTGGACCCCCGGACAAGGTTTGGGCAAAGAAGGAACAGGAACATTACAACCTCTTCTTTTAGAAGTTAAGTTGGACACAAGAGGTTTGACATCCAAAGAAGAAGTCAGTAGCAGACATGGAAAAAGT atTAAACCCCAACGTTTGGGGCGTAGAGGCTCTGCTCCATTAGTGGCTGGTGGAAAACATCCTGTATCTTTACTAGGAGAATATTGCTCAAAACAGAAACTCGGACCGCCCgaatataatttgtgttttgaaTGTGGTCctgatcataaaaaaaattttctttTCAAG gtaaaGGTTGCAGGTGTTGAGTATCAGCCTGCAGTGGCCAGTGCAAACAAGAAGCAAGCGAAAGCTGATGCAGCGCAACTTGCCCTACAAAAATTAG GCAACTGTAGCCAATTTCGAGAGCTAGCCAACTGA
- the LOC126772313 gene encoding protein Son-like isoform X1, whose amino-acid sequence MASLINKIEMLIKREKTTPERKKDDTTKSSSEILSELFSAFNADPPKIDETSHKKSKKSKKKHKKDKKKRSRSVSSGSDSDKSEYSHKRKKRKKAKSKKRKEIRSPSIGRSGTPEIKPKTESLKTKIKKESIQFKPETKIKKETKIDRVLENKVSIKTVDSNNKNSSLNIDASMIPMPESPKVIKLESNDLRLQLDKKVDSTTESDKAKGKIQIKNLKFSAVFEETVKKAEEEARKKAEKVEEGEYTDSSSSLEKDEEPNSQFPKSSDPGGILKQQAAEEVKVPDKLSNEDKSSTKQKQPESTNKPSKKERSRSRKRSTSKSRRSRSHSTSRRRRHRSRSKSRRRSRSRHRSRSKRRSKSRSRRRSSSKSRHRSSSKARHRSSSKARHRSSSKARHRSSSKARHRSSSKARHRSSSKSKHRSRHYSPRHRSRRSRSPTGVKLADSEKKRLLEVARRNAINMLKNGAVPAGAAVLPPHTRNQVMAAIQSGGKSVDELTDFCKHLSKKEALGELSSVSSNDDNMSENEDTIAFHHPFLVKEKAPIVMNIRGGAPLPAKSSVVPIANKEELRLQFPVSSGTQHREKASEWVPVSPKRDMQVAKLNSKSPTRSTTPPETLSICSAPLALPAPSSTTPSYLKSFTTGSQLSSVPALPAPGPQAYPPGVDSPMIDVESIVSQKLLMIRKEQEQNELDSTQGDMSIPQFGWTKESRPGQFTGSTGAHILTPRELASGTQAWAKKDQLVRAAPVEGGMGMQLLQKMGWTPGQGLGKEGTGTLQPLLLEVKLDTRGLTSKEEVSSRHGKSIKPQRLGRRGSAPLVAGGKHPVSLLGEYCSKQKLGPPEYNLCFECGPDHKKNFLFKVKVAGVEYQPAVASANKKQAKADAAQLALQKLGNCSQFRELAN is encoded by the exons atggcttctttaattaataaaatagaaatgttaattaaaaggGAAAAGACGACACCAGAACGAAAGAAAGATGACACCACCAAGTCCTCGAGTGAGATACTTTCCGAACTTTTTAGTGCCTTTAATGCCGACCCACCGAAAATTGACGAAACTTCTCATAAAAAgtctaaaaaaagtaaaaagaaacataaaaaagataaaaagaaaCGTAGTCGTAGTGTAAGCTCTGGAAGTGACTCCGACAAAAGCGAATATTCTCATAAAAGAAAGAAGAGAAAAAAAGCTAAATCAAAAAAACGAAAAGAAATACGATCTCCTTCAATCGGCCGTTCTGGAACACCCGAAATAAAACCTAAAACAGAAtcacttaaaacaaaaataaaaaaagaatctaTCCAATTCAAACCTGAAACTAAAATCAAAAAAGAAACCAAAATTGATAGAGTGCTTGAAAATAAGGTATCTATTAAGACCGTAGATTCGAACAATAAGAATTCCTCTTTGAATATAGATGCAAGTATGATACCAATGCCTGAATCTCCAAAGGTAATAAAACTTGAATCCAATGATCTTCGATTACAGCTAGATAAAAAGGTAGATTCCACTACAGAAAGCGATAAGGCAAAAGGaaagattcaaataaaaaatttaaaatttagtgcAGTGTTTGAAGAAACAGTTAAAAAAGCCGAAGAAGAAGCAAGAAAGAAAGCTGAAAAGGTTGAAGAGGGTGAATATACTGATTCATCAAGTAGCTTAGAAAAAGACGAGGAGCCTAATTCACAATTCCCCAAGTCTTCAGATCCTGGTGGTATCTTAAAACAGCAGGCTGCTGAGGAAGTCAAAGT TCCTGATAAATTGAGCAATGAAGATAAGTCTTCCACAAAACAAAAGCAACCAGAAAGTACAAACAAGCCTTCAAAAAAAGAAAGGAGTAGATCCAGAAAGAG ATCCACAAGCAAGTCAAGGCGATCAAGATCTCACTCTACATCACGGCGGAGACGCCATAGATCAAGGTCAAAGTCCAGGCGCAGAAGTCGCTCCAGGCATAGATCTAGATCTAAACGAAGATCTAAGTCTAGATCACGTCGCAGGTCTTCCTCAAAATCGCGACATCGGTCGTCCTCGAAAGCACGACATAGATCCTCCTCGAAAGCACGACATAGATCCTCCTCGAAAGCACGACATAGATCCTCCTCGAAAGCACGACATAGATCCTCCTCGAAAGCACGACATAGATCCtcatcaaaatcaaaacatagATCTCGACATTATTCACCCAGGCATAGGAGTCGGAGATCAAG ATCACCAACAGGTGTAAAATTAGCTGATAGTGAAAAGAAACGTCTTCTTGAAGTAGCAAGGCGAAATGCAATTAACATGCTTAAAAATGGAGCTGTACCAGCTGGAGCAGCTGTATTACCTCCACACACGAGAAATCAAGTCATGGCTGCCATACAATCTGGAG GCAAATCTGTGGATGAACTGACAGACTTCTGCAAACATCTATCAAAAAAGGAAGCACTGGGTGAACTATCATCCGTCTCCTCTAATGATGACAACATGAGTGAGAATGAAGATACTATAGCATTTCACCATCCCTTCTTAGTTAAAGAAAAGGCCCCCATTGTTATGAATATAAga GGTGGGGCCCCACTGCCAGCAAAGTCCTCTGTAGTGCCAATAGCCAATAAAGAGGAACTTCGACTACAGTTTCCCGTCTCTTCTGGTACACAGCACAGAGAAAAAGCATCAGAATGGGTTCCTGTTTCACCTAAAAGAGATAtg CAAGTCGCAAAACTGAATTCCAAATCTCCAACAAGATCCACTACGCCTCCAGAGACATTGAG tatatgttCTGCCCCATTGGCGCTTCCTGCGCCGTCGTCAACAACACCTTCATACTTGAAGAGTTTTACAACTGGAAGtc agTTATCATCTGTTCCTGCTTTACCTGCTCCCGGTCCGCAGGCATATCCCCCTGGAGTTGATTCTCCAATGATT gaCGTGGAGTCGATCGTTTCACAGAAGTTACTAATGATTCGTAAAGAACAAGAACAAAATGAATTAGATAGTACACAAGgc GACATGTCGATCCCGCAGTTCGGCTGGACGAAGGAGAGCCGGCCGGGCCAGTTCACGGGCTCCACGGGCGCGCACATCCTCACGCCGCGCGAGCTCGCCAGCGGCACGCAGGCCTGGGCCAAGAAG GATCAACTAGTTCGTGCTGCGCCTGTTGAAGGCGGTATGGGGATGCAACTCCTTCAGAAGATGGGTTGGACCCCCGGACAAGGTTTGGGCAAAGAAGGAACAGGAACATTACAACCTCTTCTTTTAGAAGTTAAGTTGGACACAAGAGGTTTGACATCCAAAGAAGAAGTCAGTAGCAGACATGGAAAAAGT atTAAACCCCAACGTTTGGGGCGTAGAGGCTCTGCTCCATTAGTGGCTGGTGGAAAACATCCTGTATCTTTACTAGGAGAATATTGCTCAAAACAGAAACTCGGACCGCCCgaatataatttgtgttttgaaTGTGGTCctgatcataaaaaaaattttctttTCAAG gtaaaGGTTGCAGGTGTTGAGTATCAGCCTGCAGTGGCCAGTGCAAACAAGAAGCAAGCGAAAGCTGATGCAGCGCAACTTGCCCTACAAAAATTAG GCAACTGTAGCCAATTTCGAGAGCTAGCCAACTGA
- the LOC126772313 gene encoding protein Son-like isoform X2, whose product MASLINKIEMLIKREKTTPERKKDDTTKSSSEILSELFSAFNADPPKIDETSHKKSKKSKKKHKKDKKKRSRSVSSGSDSDKSEYSHKRKKRKKAKSKKRKEIRSPSIGRSGTPEIKPKTESLKTKIKKESIQFKPETKIKKETKIDRVLENKVSIKTVDSNNKNSSLNIDASMIPMPESPKVIKLESNDLRLQLDKKVDSTTESDKAKGKIQIKNLKFSAVFEETVKKAEEEARKKAEKVEEGEYTDSSSSLEKDEEPNSQFPKSSDPGGILKQQAAEEVKVPDKLSNEDKSSTKQKQPESTNKPSKKERSRSRKRSTSKSRRSRSHSTSRRRRHRSRSKSRRRSRSRHRSRSKRRSKSRSRRRSSSKSRHRSSSKARHRSSSKARHRSSSKARHRSSSKARHRSSSKARHRSSSKSKHRSRHYSPRHRSRRSRSPTGVKLADSEKKRLLEVARRNAINMLKNGAVPAGAAVLPPHTRNQVMAAIQSGGKSVDELTDFCKHLSKKEALGELSSVSSNDDNMSENEDTIAFHHPFLVKEKAPIVMNIRGGAPLPAKSSVVPIANKEELRLQFPVSSGTQHREKASEWVPVSPKRDMQVAKLNSKSPTRSTTPPETLSICSAPLALPAPSSTTPSYLKSFTTGSQLSSVPALPAPGPQAYPPGVDSPMIDVESIVSQKLLMIRKEQEQNELDSTQGFGWTKESRPGQFTGSTGAHILTPRELASGTQAWAKKDQLVRAAPVEGGMGMQLLQKMGWTPGQGLGKEGTGTLQPLLLEVKLDTRGLTSKEEVSSRHGKSIKPQRLGRRGSAPLVAGGKHPVSLLGEYCSKQKLGPPEYNLCFECGPDHKKNFLFKVKVAGVEYQPAVASANKKQAKADAAQLALQKLGNCSQFRELAN is encoded by the exons atggcttctttaattaataaaatagaaatgttaattaaaaggGAAAAGACGACACCAGAACGAAAGAAAGATGACACCACCAAGTCCTCGAGTGAGATACTTTCCGAACTTTTTAGTGCCTTTAATGCCGACCCACCGAAAATTGACGAAACTTCTCATAAAAAgtctaaaaaaagtaaaaagaaacataaaaaagataaaaagaaaCGTAGTCGTAGTGTAAGCTCTGGAAGTGACTCCGACAAAAGCGAATATTCTCATAAAAGAAAGAAGAGAAAAAAAGCTAAATCAAAAAAACGAAAAGAAATACGATCTCCTTCAATCGGCCGTTCTGGAACACCCGAAATAAAACCTAAAACAGAAtcacttaaaacaaaaataaaaaaagaatctaTCCAATTCAAACCTGAAACTAAAATCAAAAAAGAAACCAAAATTGATAGAGTGCTTGAAAATAAGGTATCTATTAAGACCGTAGATTCGAACAATAAGAATTCCTCTTTGAATATAGATGCAAGTATGATACCAATGCCTGAATCTCCAAAGGTAATAAAACTTGAATCCAATGATCTTCGATTACAGCTAGATAAAAAGGTAGATTCCACTACAGAAAGCGATAAGGCAAAAGGaaagattcaaataaaaaatttaaaatttagtgcAGTGTTTGAAGAAACAGTTAAAAAAGCCGAAGAAGAAGCAAGAAAGAAAGCTGAAAAGGTTGAAGAGGGTGAATATACTGATTCATCAAGTAGCTTAGAAAAAGACGAGGAGCCTAATTCACAATTCCCCAAGTCTTCAGATCCTGGTGGTATCTTAAAACAGCAGGCTGCTGAGGAAGTCAAAGT TCCTGATAAATTGAGCAATGAAGATAAGTCTTCCACAAAACAAAAGCAACCAGAAAGTACAAACAAGCCTTCAAAAAAAGAAAGGAGTAGATCCAGAAAGAG ATCCACAAGCAAGTCAAGGCGATCAAGATCTCACTCTACATCACGGCGGAGACGCCATAGATCAAGGTCAAAGTCCAGGCGCAGAAGTCGCTCCAGGCATAGATCTAGATCTAAACGAAGATCTAAGTCTAGATCACGTCGCAGGTCTTCCTCAAAATCGCGACATCGGTCGTCCTCGAAAGCACGACATAGATCCTCCTCGAAAGCACGACATAGATCCTCCTCGAAAGCACGACATAGATCCTCCTCGAAAGCACGACATAGATCCTCCTCGAAAGCACGACATAGATCCtcatcaaaatcaaaacatagATCTCGACATTATTCACCCAGGCATAGGAGTCGGAGATCAAG ATCACCAACAGGTGTAAAATTAGCTGATAGTGAAAAGAAACGTCTTCTTGAAGTAGCAAGGCGAAATGCAATTAACATGCTTAAAAATGGAGCTGTACCAGCTGGAGCAGCTGTATTACCTCCACACACGAGAAATCAAGTCATGGCTGCCATACAATCTGGAG GCAAATCTGTGGATGAACTGACAGACTTCTGCAAACATCTATCAAAAAAGGAAGCACTGGGTGAACTATCATCCGTCTCCTCTAATGATGACAACATGAGTGAGAATGAAGATACTATAGCATTTCACCATCCCTTCTTAGTTAAAGAAAAGGCCCCCATTGTTATGAATATAAga GGTGGGGCCCCACTGCCAGCAAAGTCCTCTGTAGTGCCAATAGCCAATAAAGAGGAACTTCGACTACAGTTTCCCGTCTCTTCTGGTACACAGCACAGAGAAAAAGCATCAGAATGGGTTCCTGTTTCACCTAAAAGAGATAtg CAAGTCGCAAAACTGAATTCCAAATCTCCAACAAGATCCACTACGCCTCCAGAGACATTGAG tatatgttCTGCCCCATTGGCGCTTCCTGCGCCGTCGTCAACAACACCTTCATACTTGAAGAGTTTTACAACTGGAAGtc agTTATCATCTGTTCCTGCTTTACCTGCTCCCGGTCCGCAGGCATATCCCCCTGGAGTTGATTCTCCAATGATT gaCGTGGAGTCGATCGTTTCACAGAAGTTACTAATGATTCGTAAAGAACAAGAACAAAATGAATTAGATAGTACACAAGgc TTCGGCTGGACGAAGGAGAGCCGGCCGGGCCAGTTCACGGGCTCCACGGGCGCGCACATCCTCACGCCGCGCGAGCTCGCCAGCGGCACGCAGGCCTGGGCCAAGAAG GATCAACTAGTTCGTGCTGCGCCTGTTGAAGGCGGTATGGGGATGCAACTCCTTCAGAAGATGGGTTGGACCCCCGGACAAGGTTTGGGCAAAGAAGGAACAGGAACATTACAACCTCTTCTTTTAGAAGTTAAGTTGGACACAAGAGGTTTGACATCCAAAGAAGAAGTCAGTAGCAGACATGGAAAAAGT atTAAACCCCAACGTTTGGGGCGTAGAGGCTCTGCTCCATTAGTGGCTGGTGGAAAACATCCTGTATCTTTACTAGGAGAATATTGCTCAAAACAGAAACTCGGACCGCCCgaatataatttgtgttttgaaTGTGGTCctgatcataaaaaaaattttctttTCAAG gtaaaGGTTGCAGGTGTTGAGTATCAGCCTGCAGTGGCCAGTGCAAACAAGAAGCAAGCGAAAGCTGATGCAGCGCAACTTGCCCTACAAAAATTAG GCAACTGTAGCCAATTTCGAGAGCTAGCCAACTGA
- the LOC126772313 gene encoding protein Son-like isoform X3, which produces MASLINKIEMLIKREKTTPERKKDDTTKSSSEILSELFSAFNADPPKIDETSHKKSKKSKKKHKKDKKKRSRSVSSGSDSDKSEYSHKRKKRKKAKSKKRKEIRSPSIGRSGTPEIKPKTESLKTKIKKESIQFKPETKIKKETKIDRVLENKVSIKTVDSNNKNSSLNIDASMIPMPESPKVIKLESNDLRLQLDKKVDSTTESDKAKGKIQIKNLKFSAVFEETVKKAEEEARKKAEKVEEGEYTDSSSSLEKDEEPNSQFPKSSDPGGILKQQAAEEVKVPDKLSNEDKSSTKQKQPESTNKPSKKERSRSRKRSTSKSRRSRSHSTSRRRRHRSRSKSRRRSRSRHRSRSKRRSKSRSRRRSSSKSRHRSSSKARHRSSSKARHRSSSKARHRSSSKSKHRSRHYSPRHRSRRSRSPTGVKLADSEKKRLLEVARRNAINMLKNGAVPAGAAVLPPHTRNQVMAAIQSGGKSVDELTDFCKHLSKKEALGELSSVSSNDDNMSENEDTIAFHHPFLVKEKAPIVMNIRGGAPLPAKSSVVPIANKEELRLQFPVSSGTQHREKASEWVPVSPKRDMQVAKLNSKSPTRSTTPPETLSICSAPLALPAPSSTTPSYLKSFTTGSQLSSVPALPAPGPQAYPPGVDSPMIDVESIVSQKLLMIRKEQEQNELDSTQGDMSIPQFGWTKESRPGQFTGSTGAHILTPRELASGTQAWAKKDQLVRAAPVEGGMGMQLLQKMGWTPGQGLGKEGTGTLQPLLLEVKLDTRGLTSKEEVSSRHGKSIKPQRLGRRGSAPLVAGGKHPVSLLGEYCSKQKLGPPEYNLCFECGPDHKKNFLFKVKVAGVEYQPAVASANKKQAKADAAQLALQKLGNCSQFRELAN; this is translated from the exons atggcttctttaattaataaaatagaaatgttaattaaaaggGAAAAGACGACACCAGAACGAAAGAAAGATGACACCACCAAGTCCTCGAGTGAGATACTTTCCGAACTTTTTAGTGCCTTTAATGCCGACCCACCGAAAATTGACGAAACTTCTCATAAAAAgtctaaaaaaagtaaaaagaaacataaaaaagataaaaagaaaCGTAGTCGTAGTGTAAGCTCTGGAAGTGACTCCGACAAAAGCGAATATTCTCATAAAAGAAAGAAGAGAAAAAAAGCTAAATCAAAAAAACGAAAAGAAATACGATCTCCTTCAATCGGCCGTTCTGGAACACCCGAAATAAAACCTAAAACAGAAtcacttaaaacaaaaataaaaaaagaatctaTCCAATTCAAACCTGAAACTAAAATCAAAAAAGAAACCAAAATTGATAGAGTGCTTGAAAATAAGGTATCTATTAAGACCGTAGATTCGAACAATAAGAATTCCTCTTTGAATATAGATGCAAGTATGATACCAATGCCTGAATCTCCAAAGGTAATAAAACTTGAATCCAATGATCTTCGATTACAGCTAGATAAAAAGGTAGATTCCACTACAGAAAGCGATAAGGCAAAAGGaaagattcaaataaaaaatttaaaatttagtgcAGTGTTTGAAGAAACAGTTAAAAAAGCCGAAGAAGAAGCAAGAAAGAAAGCTGAAAAGGTTGAAGAGGGTGAATATACTGATTCATCAAGTAGCTTAGAAAAAGACGAGGAGCCTAATTCACAATTCCCCAAGTCTTCAGATCCTGGTGGTATCTTAAAACAGCAGGCTGCTGAGGAAGTCAAAGT TCCTGATAAATTGAGCAATGAAGATAAGTCTTCCACAAAACAAAAGCAACCAGAAAGTACAAACAAGCCTTCAAAAAAAGAAAGGAGTAGATCCAGAAAGAG ATCCACAAGCAAGTCAAGGCGATCAAGATCTCACTCTACATCACGGCGGAGACGCCATAGATCAAGGTCAAAGTCCAGGCGCAGAAGTCGCTCCAGGCATAGATCTAGATCTAAACGAAGATCTAAGTCTAGATCACGTCGCAGGTCTTCCTCAAAATCGCGACATCG ATCCTCCTCGAAAGCACGACATAGATCCTCCTCGAAAGCACGACATAGATCCTCCTCGAAAGCACGACATAGATCCtcatcaaaatcaaaacatagATCTCGACATTATTCACCCAGGCATAGGAGTCGGAGATCAAG ATCACCAACAGGTGTAAAATTAGCTGATAGTGAAAAGAAACGTCTTCTTGAAGTAGCAAGGCGAAATGCAATTAACATGCTTAAAAATGGAGCTGTACCAGCTGGAGCAGCTGTATTACCTCCACACACGAGAAATCAAGTCATGGCTGCCATACAATCTGGAG GCAAATCTGTGGATGAACTGACAGACTTCTGCAAACATCTATCAAAAAAGGAAGCACTGGGTGAACTATCATCCGTCTCCTCTAATGATGACAACATGAGTGAGAATGAAGATACTATAGCATTTCACCATCCCTTCTTAGTTAAAGAAAAGGCCCCCATTGTTATGAATATAAga GGTGGGGCCCCACTGCCAGCAAAGTCCTCTGTAGTGCCAATAGCCAATAAAGAGGAACTTCGACTACAGTTTCCCGTCTCTTCTGGTACACAGCACAGAGAAAAAGCATCAGAATGGGTTCCTGTTTCACCTAAAAGAGATAtg CAAGTCGCAAAACTGAATTCCAAATCTCCAACAAGATCCACTACGCCTCCAGAGACATTGAG tatatgttCTGCCCCATTGGCGCTTCCTGCGCCGTCGTCAACAACACCTTCATACTTGAAGAGTTTTACAACTGGAAGtc agTTATCATCTGTTCCTGCTTTACCTGCTCCCGGTCCGCAGGCATATCCCCCTGGAGTTGATTCTCCAATGATT gaCGTGGAGTCGATCGTTTCACAGAAGTTACTAATGATTCGTAAAGAACAAGAACAAAATGAATTAGATAGTACACAAGgc GACATGTCGATCCCGCAGTTCGGCTGGACGAAGGAGAGCCGGCCGGGCCAGTTCACGGGCTCCACGGGCGCGCACATCCTCACGCCGCGCGAGCTCGCCAGCGGCACGCAGGCCTGGGCCAAGAAG GATCAACTAGTTCGTGCTGCGCCTGTTGAAGGCGGTATGGGGATGCAACTCCTTCAGAAGATGGGTTGGACCCCCGGACAAGGTTTGGGCAAAGAAGGAACAGGAACATTACAACCTCTTCTTTTAGAAGTTAAGTTGGACACAAGAGGTTTGACATCCAAAGAAGAAGTCAGTAGCAGACATGGAAAAAGT atTAAACCCCAACGTTTGGGGCGTAGAGGCTCTGCTCCATTAGTGGCTGGTGGAAAACATCCTGTATCTTTACTAGGAGAATATTGCTCAAAACAGAAACTCGGACCGCCCgaatataatttgtgttttgaaTGTGGTCctgatcataaaaaaaattttctttTCAAG gtaaaGGTTGCAGGTGTTGAGTATCAGCCTGCAGTGGCCAGTGCAAACAAGAAGCAAGCGAAAGCTGATGCAGCGCAACTTGCCCTACAAAAATTAG GCAACTGTAGCCAATTTCGAGAGCTAGCCAACTGA